In the genome of Anaerolineaceae bacterium oral taxon 439, the window ATCGCCTCGCGATGTACGAAGAGGCGCGGAAGCTGGCGCTCGCCGACGCGAGGGCGAAAGCGGACACGATCGCGGATGAGCTGGGGAAGAAGATCGTCGATGTCGTGACGGTGGAGATGCCAGATTATTCCGAAGCCAGCGACATGCGCTATAACATGGCAGCGCGCGAGGGTATGGGCGGCATGGGCGGAGGAGCGTCGACGCCCGAGATTACTTCCGGTGCGTATCAGGCGTCCGCCAGGCTGCGCGTTACGTATTTATTCGAATAATAAGCGGATCCATAACAAAAGAGACGCTATAAAAAATAGAAGAGCCGTCCCCAATCATCGGGACGGCTCTTCTGTACGTCTATTCTAGTTAACCGATGAGTTTTTCGACCAGCTTGCGGACGTCTTTCATGTCGGCGGTGGGTTCGAAGCGAGCGGCGACGTTCCCCGCCCGATCGACGACGAATTTCGTGAAGTTCCATTTTATATCTGGTGTCGACTTGTAATCCGGACGCGAAACTGCGAGCATTCCCTTCATCATCAGCGCGGCGGGGGAGGAGCCGAAGCCTTCGAAGCCTTTCTGCGCTTTCAGCCAGGTAAAGAGCGGGAGTTCGTTTGCGCCGTTGACGTCCGATTTTTTCATCTGCGGAAATTGCGTGTTGTATTTCAGCGTGCAAAATTCCTGAATTTCGGCGTCAGAGCCGGGCGCCTGTCCGCCGAACTGGTTGCAGGGGACGTCGATGATTTCGAGCCCCTTTTCATGTAGCGCCTCGTACATTTCTTCCAGCGGCTGATAATGCGGCGTGAATCCGCAGCCGGTCGCCGTGTTGACGACGAGGATGACTTTCCCTTTATACGCGCTGAGCGGGACGTCTTCTCCGGCGGCGTTCGGGACGGTAAAGTCATAGATGTTCATGCACTGGTCTCCTGTTGAATCGAAGCGTTCTGTTTGAATTTTGATCCGGCTAACGGGCGGACGATTTCGCAGCTTCGCGGAGCGACCGGACCGCGCGGCCGTAACCGACGGGGTTACGGAAAATCGAGGTCCCGGCGACGAATACGTTCGCGCCAGCCTCGGAGCAGAGCCGAATCGATTCTTCGTTAATTCCGCCGTCGACTTCGATATCGACGTCCAGCCGCGCCTCGTCGATCCAGTTCCGGATTACGCGGATTTTTTTCAGCGTCTGTGGGATGAACTTCTGGCCGCCGAAGCCGGGGTTGACCGTCATGACGAGAACCATATCGACGAAAGGCAGCAGCGGTTCGATCATCCCGGCAGGGGTTCCCGGGTTGAGGACGATCGAAGGCTTTGCGCCGAGACGGCGTATTTCGGTCAGGGTTGAATGAATATTCTGGTTGTTTTCGACGTGAACCGATACGATATCCGCGCCGGCTTCGATAAACGAGTGGATATGCCTTTCCGGCTGAATGATCATCAGGTGCACGTCCAGCGGCGCGGCGCTGATTTTTTTTAACCCTTCTACGACTGGAACGCCGATCGTAATATTCGGAACGAATGAACCGTCCATGACGTCGACATGGACCCAGTCGGCGCCGCCGTTGACAACCGCGTCGACCTCGTTCCCCAATTGCATGAAATTCGACGCTAAAATCGAAGCTGAAAGTTTAACCGGTTTCATTCCTGTTCCTCATTTCCTGCCCTTTATTGTACCCTCTTGCCGAACGGCGGCGCGGAATTTTTTTGGATTGCGTGCTTCCCGGTGGATTTATCCGGCGAGTATCCTGTCGAGCCGTTCGGCGGCTTTCAGTCTTGGCGCAGGGTCTTTCGAAAGGAGAATCAGGATCGATTCAGCGAGTTGGCCCGGGAGGTC includes:
- a CDS encoding glutathione peroxidase, whose product is MNIYDFTVPNAAGEDVPLSAYKGKVILVVNTATGCGFTPHYQPLEEMYEALHEKGLEIIDVPCNQFGGQAPGSDAEIQEFCTLKYNTQFPQMKKSDVNGANELPLFTWLKAQKGFEGFGSSPAALMMKGMLAVSRPDYKSTPDIKWNFTKFVVDRAGNVAARFEPTADMKDVRKLVEKLIG
- a CDS encoding ribulose-phosphate 3-epimerase: MKPVKLSASILASNFMQLGNEVDAVVNGGADWVHVDVMDGSFVPNITIGVPVVEGLKKISAAPLDVHLMIIQPERHIHSFIEAGADIVSVHVENNQNIHSTLTEIRRLGAKPSIVLNPGTPAGMIEPLLPFVDMVLVMTVNPGFGGQKFIPQTLKKIRVIRNWIDEARLDVDIEVDGGINEESIRLCSEAGANVFVAGTSIFRNPVGYGRAVRSLREAAKSSAR